The Acidiferrobacterales bacterium genome includes a window with the following:
- a CDS encoding PIN domain-containing protein encodes MILDTNALSAWAEGIQAVEEILGNANSVSVPSIVLGEYYFGIQQSRYYDRYARWLNLILPNIEIASVDRRTAQWYAQIRLELKRNGTPIPSNDTWIAAIGKQYDSPILSNDTHLDRVIGVHRIGF; translated from the coding sequence ATGATTCTGGATACCAACGCTCTATCAGCGTGGGCAGAAGGAATTCAAGCAGTAGAAGAAATTCTTGGCAACGCAAATAGCGTCTCAGTTCCCAGCATCGTCCTAGGCGAATATTATTTTGGCATTCAACAGTCTCGTTACTATGACCGTTATGCACGTTGGCTAAATCTAATCTTACCGAACATTGAAATTGCCTCAGTTGATCGAAGAACTGCTCAATGGTACGCACAGATTCGATTGGAATTGAAGAGGAATGGCACACCCATACCTTCCAATGACACTTGGATTGCCGCCATCGGGAAACAATATGATTCACCCATACTAAGCAACGATACGCACTTAGACCGCGTAATCGGAGTTCATCGTATCGGATTCTAA